Proteins encoded together in one Spodoptera frugiperda isolate SF20-4 chromosome 15, AGI-APGP_CSIRO_Sfru_2.0, whole genome shotgun sequence window:
- the LOC118275472 gene encoding uncharacterized protein LOC118275472, producing the protein MCSAMERIGALCFVLTFVSVCQSAPQDVVNVTAVDGRLGIGKITGGTFGPGSFSIGADGRELSSTFITEDGVPVVTIKPKPHRDRNRKPSKHMEDDADVESGQGGRGGAGGKGGGQITIGKVIAKNNNNQENRRENNNQEPGTLLEAISSSNGPINMSIGNPASVARKPITGGGSEAGAQSINDQNVRPGNNNSKKTVNEFNNEGAGDGSHDNGNDNGHEYTGGPDEPWVWS; encoded by the exons ATGTGTAGTGCGATGGAGCGTATCGGAGCTCTCTGCTTTGTGCTAACCTTCGTGTCGGTCTGCCAATCGGCCCCAC AAGATGTTGTGAACGTGACTGCTGTGGATGGGAGACTCGGTATTGGAAAAATAACTGGCGGCACATTTGGGCCTGGAAGCTTTAGTATTGGTGCAGATGGTCGAGAGCTTTCATCAACATTTATAACTGAAGATGGAGTACCAGTGGTTACAATCAAACCAAAACCGCATCGTGACCGAAACCGAAAACCGTCTAAACATATGGAAG ATGACGCAGACGTTGAGTCAGGACAGGGAGGCAGGGGAGGTGCAGGCGGCAAAGGAGGTGGTCAAATCACGATAGGCAAAGTTATtgccaaaaataacaataaccaaGAGAATAGAAGGGAAAACAACAACCAGGAACCTGGTACTTTATTAGAAGCAATATCTTCTAGTAATGGACCAATAAACATGTCTATAGGTAATCCAGCAAGTGTTGCAAGGAAGCCTATAACTGGAGGTGGCTCGGAAGCAGGAGCACAGAGTATAAACGATCAAAATGTAAGACCaggaaataataattctaaGAAGACTGTCAATGAATTTAATAATGAAGGTGCAGGAGATGGGTCACATGATAACGGTAATGATAATGGGCATGAGTACACTGGAGGTCCTGACGAGCCTTGGGTGTGGTCATAA
- the LOC118277569 gene encoding acanthoscurrin-2 has product MARLAVLTLAFGLFAITYAAPGGYGGGSQGGGGYGGGGGGGGGGGFGGGLGGGGGHGGSGGLGGGGGHGGSGGGLGGGFGGGHGGGGGGGLGGGSGHGGHGGHGGSGGLGGGHGGGNGGGFGGGLGGGSGGGHGGHGGGGHGGHSGGGYGGSGAIASANANAHASAGGGGGHKGGYGR; this is encoded by the exons ATGGCCCGTCTAGCAGTCCTCACTCTAGCCTTCGGGCTCTTCGCAATTACTTACGCCGCACCAG GTGGATATGGTGGCGGTAGCCAAGGAGGTGGTGGctacggcggcggcggcggcggtggtggCGGCGGTGGCTTCGGAGGTGGTCTtggcggcggcggtggccaTGGAGGAAGCGGTGGTCTtggcggcggcggtggccaCGGAGGAAGCGGTGGTGGTCTTGGAGGCGGCTTCGGCGGTGGCCAtggaggcggcggcggcggcggtctcGGAGGTGGTAGTGGACACGGCGGCCATGGTGGACACGGAGGCAGTGGTGGACTCGGTGGAGGACACGGCGGCGGCAACGGCGGTGGTTTCGGCGGCGGACTAGGCGGTGGTAGCGGCGGTGGTCACGGCGGACACGGTGGCGGCGGACACGGTGGCCACAGCGGCGGAGGCTACGGTGGTTCTGGTGCCATTGCCAGCGCCAACGCGAACGCCCACGCCAGCGCTGGAGGTGGTGGCGGCCACAAAGGAGGATACGG acGCTGA
- the LOC118276040 gene encoding uncharacterized protein LOC118276040: MKKITLVVLALVVLAVCVHAAPSGGKGGDGGHGGKGGDDGKGGKGGDDGKGGKGGDKKGGGGDSSDSSSSESKEDGGKGGKGGDGKGKGGGGGGKGNDGGKGNDGGKGKDDGKGKGGKDDGKHDGKEYGKGYGWKR; the protein is encoded by the exons ATGAAGAAAATAACACTAGTAGTTCTTGCACTCGTCGTGTTGGCAGTATGTGTGCACGCAGCGCCCAGCG GAGGTAAAGGAGGTGACGGTGGCCACGGTGGCAAGGGAGGAGATGACGGCAAGGGTGGCAAGGGTGGAGATGACGGCAAAGGTGGCAAGGGCGGTGACAAGAAAGGCGGCGGTGGTGACAGCTCTGACAGCAGCAGCAGTGAGAGCAAAGAGGATGGCGGCAAGGGTGGCAAAGGTGGAGATGGAAAAGGAAAGGGTGGTGGCGGTGGTGGCAAGGGAAATGATGGCGGCAAGGGAAATGATGGTGGTAAAGGCAAAGACGATGGAAAAGGCAAAGGAGGCAAAGACGATGGTAAACATGATGGCAAGGAGTATGGCAAGGGCTACGGGTGGAAACGATAA
- the LOC118276081 gene encoding insoluble matrix shell protein 4, which translates to MASAILWPATYIPCVDDQMHHTRSKMAKVATVFAFMVLLAVIVEGRDWRFDTKRVKRGYNPGTYGNNNNNNNGGTYGRNDDQNDNFSRERLGCSEELGGGSYGSGSHELSYNKDGRPKDNRRHRSFTKASASASATATSFNENHKANL; encoded by the exons ATGGCATCAGCCATCCTGTGGCCCGCGACATATATACCATGTGTGGATGACCAAATGCATCACACTCGTTCGAAAATGGCGAAGGTAGCTACTGTGTTCGCTTTTATGGTGCTCCTGGCTGTTATTGTTGAAGGCAGAG ATTGGAGATTCGACACAAAGCGAGTGAAGAGAGGCTATAACCCTGGTACGTAcggcaacaacaacaacaacaacaacggtGGTACCTATGGGAGGAATGATGATCAGAACGACAACTTCAGCAGGGAGCGGCTCGGATGCAGTGAGGAGCTCGGAGGTGGCAG CTACGGGAGTGGTAGCCACGAGTTGTCTTACAACAAAGATGGACGCCCGAAAGACAATCGCCGCCATCGCTCGTTCACCAAAGCGTCCGCCTCCGCGTCCGCCACCGCTACCTCCTTCAACGAGAACCACAAGGCAAACCTTTGA